The sequence below is a genomic window from Maridesulfovibrio frigidus DSM 17176.
AAACATCGAAGAAAAAAAGAAGAAGAATTAATATAATAACTGGTGAAGGGCTATTTTTGATTCGGTAAGAATTTACCTATAATCTGGACTAACTCATCAATATTGACAGGTTTTGATGCATAGTCATCCATGCCGGACTCAATGAATTTTTCTCGGTCACCTTCCATGGCATAAGCAGTCAAAGCAATAATAGGGATGTCGTTACCGGCATCCCTTATTTTTTTTGTAGCTTGCAACCCATCCATTTCAGGCATTTGAACATCCATCAAAATAACATCAAACGGACCTTTGTTCTCAAGCATTTCGAGCACTTGAACTCCATTCTCGGCAGTCTCAAGGGCAAACCCCTTCTCTATCAAAAAGTGAGAAATATAAACCTGATTGGTCGCATTGTCTTCAGCAAGCAGGATTCTCGCAGGTGACTTTCCATCTACGACCTCTTCATTTGATATATCCACAATTTCCTGAATACACGGACCTGAGCTTGGTTTAAGTTTAACCGTAAAAGTAAACTCACTACCCCAGCTAACCTTGCTAGAAAAAGAAATTTCTCCGCCCATCATTTCAACAAGCTGACGAGAAATGGCAAGGCCAAGCCCACTTCCCGGGTGACGTTTAGAATACCCTGCATTCAATTGAACAAAGCTCTCAAAAAGCTTCTCGGCTTTATCTTCAGATATTCCAATTCCGGTGTCTTTAACAGTAAAACGTAGAATTTTGCCTTCTTCCCAGTCCCCTGCATTTTCCACGAAAACCTCAACATAACCTTTTTCTGTGAACTTAACCGAGTTTCCCGCCAGATTCATTATGACCTGCCCCAGGCGCATGCTGTCACCTAAAAAGCAATGATCCAAAGAGACACTTATATTGCTCCGCAGCTCAATCCCTTTCTCTTCCGCCTGAATCCTTAAAACAGAAAGTTGTTTCTCAAGCATGTCATGTAGATTGAAATCTTCAGGCCTGAGTTCCATCTTACGAGCTTCAATTTTGGAAATATCTAAAATATCATTAATAATGCTTAGTAGCGATTGAGCAGCTTTTTTGACTGTGATCAGATATCCCTTCTGCTCTAGATCAAGCCCGGTACCGAGTGTCATTTCACTCATACCGATTATCGCACTTATAGGCGTTCGTATTTCATGGCTCATATTAGCTAAAAATTCACTTTTAGCCCTATTCGCTTCTTCCGCAGAATCGCGAGCTTCACACAATTCAACTTCTGCTCGCTTACGCTCCGTTACATCTTGCCCCACAGCAAGTACGCCAAGAGCTTCCCCCTTAGCATCTAATAGGCGAGACAACGACCATTGCATAGTGCGCTCTTCTTCACCGCCTACCCGAACGTTATTCTCAAGAAATCGTAAAGGAGTGCCGGAAAGAACCGTTTCTAATTGACGGGAGAACTCACCCCATAATCTTTCAGGAAGGAAAAGATCAAAGAAATCATGTCCGAGAACTTCATGCCTTGTACGACCGAAAAGGTCTTCAGCCATGCGGTTAAACTCTAAAATTTTTCTATCAGGAGAAAGAAGGATAATGAGACTTTCTGCGGTCTTAACAAGAGATCTAAACCTATAAGCACTTTCTTTCAAAGCTTCTTCAACTCGCTTTCGAGTTGTAATATCTTCAACAGTAGAAACTACTTTCTGAATATCGCCGTCCGAGCCAAAAAGAGGAGAAGCATTTACCGAAAGTAATACGCGCCGCCCGTCAGCCCAGTGAATAGCGCTACGGATATCCAGTACCGCATTCCTGATCTTCATCACCCTGTTAAAAACAAGCCTTTCATCAGGAAAGGAACTGCCATCTTGAGCCGTAATCTTCCAGATAGGATCATTATGCATCCGGCCGATCATTTCATCACGAGAAACGCCATGAACACGTGCTGACTGATTATTTGCAAAGATTATTTTACCCTGCTGGTCCATCACAATGATACCCATTGGGCTGGTTTCCATGATGCTGCCCATAAGATCTCTCTCACGCTGCAATTCATGCTCAACCGTCTTTCTTTTCTTAATATTTCGATCGAGAAATACAATAAAAATCAAAAGCACTGTGATAGTAAAGCCAGCTCCAAGGATAAGTATTCTATCCAAGTTGCCGGAGCCTAGCTCAGTAAGAGCGTCAGAAAGCCATCCTTCTGCCATGGCGGAAGTACATCCAGAAAGAACCAAAAATAATGTAAGAACCAGTAATCGCAGCATAATTTCAATCTGTGGTTAAATCAAAATATTATAACAAAGTTTCACAGTAAAAGTCACTTCAATCTGTTACATGCTTCTTATAGGTAATAACTAATCAGAGCAAGAGCACAACATGAATTAACTTAGAGTTTACCCTTTAATTGTAACCCCTTTATAAGTCCGAAACAACCAGCAAGCATCATGTCACCTCCGGGCGAAGGAAATTCTACCTGATAACCTTCAAGAATAGACCTGCGCGGGCCCATCACATAAGTAGGCGAAAAATCACCAGCCCTTTCAGGTAGGTCAAGAGTTGCACATCCATGGCCAAAATCGTCAAAAACATCTTCGAAGCACAGTTTCCCACCACAGAACATCCGTGTATCAGACCAAAGTTTCTCGGGAGTCATATTCCCTGTGTGATGTTCATATACACCGTGAACCGCACCTTCGAACAGTAAAAAAGATATGGTATGACTGTTGCCTATATTGATCAGACATATGCCCTCTTTAAAACTTCGCTCCATTATTTCCTCAACAAACAACGCTCCCAACACAGCAGCCGCACCTGTATCACAAACTGGGCCGCCGCCAATACTCTCCTGTAACTCTGAAAGTCTGGTAAATTCAGAAGGAACGTCTTCAAATAGTAATCCTTCCGGCTGCCCCTTGTTTTCTGATAATAGCCGGGTCCACAGATCAAAACGACCCCTTCTGTTACTTTTACCCGGATGGAATCCGTGATCCTGAACAGACGCTACAACCAGATCCGGTTTATCGAGACCAGCTGCCGACAGAAAGCAATTCCACCAACCGGAATTGTAATCTTCAAGATGAACAGG
It includes:
- a CDS encoding PAS domain-containing hybrid sensor histidine kinase/response regulator; protein product: MLRLLVLTLFLVLSGCTSAMAEGWLSDALTELGSGNLDRILILGAGFTITVLLIFIVFLDRNIKKRKTVEHELQRERDLMGSIMETSPMGIIVMDQQGKIIFANNQSARVHGVSRDEMIGRMHNDPIWKITAQDGSSFPDERLVFNRVMKIRNAVLDIRSAIHWADGRRVLLSVNASPLFGSDGDIQKVVSTVEDITTRKRVEEALKESAYRFRSLVKTAESLIILLSPDRKILEFNRMAEDLFGRTRHEVLGHDFFDLFLPERLWGEFSRQLETVLSGTPLRFLENNVRVGGEEERTMQWSLSRLLDAKGEALGVLAVGQDVTERKRAEVELCEARDSAEEANRAKSEFLANMSHEIRTPISAIIGMSEMTLGTGLDLEQKGYLITVKKAAQSLLSIINDILDISKIEARKMELRPEDFNLHDMLEKQLSVLRIQAEEKGIELRSNISVSLDHCFLGDSMRLGQVIMNLAGNSVKFTEKGYVEVFVENAGDWEEGKILRFTVKDTGIGISEDKAEKLFESFVQLNAGYSKRHPGSGLGLAISRQLVEMMGGEISFSSKVSWGSEFTFTVKLKPSSGPCIQEIVDISNEEVVDGKSPARILLAEDNATNQVYISHFLIEKGFALETAENGVQVLEMLENKGPFDVILMDVQMPEMDGLQATKKIRDAGNDIPIIALTAYAMEGDREKFIESGMDDYASKPVNIDELVQIIGKFLPNQK
- a CDS encoding DUF1786 domain-containing protein, translating into MNRKILSLDIGSGTQDVLYYIEGVEIENCFKFVLPSPARVIGAEIQGLTQKGRNIYLTGKNMGGGFGRAAYAHMEAGFKLYAHPRAALALGDDLVRLEKNGIILSESLPSDCVPVHLEDYNSGWWNCFLSAAGLDKPDLVVASVQDHGFHPGKSNRRGRFDLWTRLLSENKGQPEGLLFEDVPSEFTRLSELQESIGGGPVCDTGAAAVLGALFVEEIMERSFKEGICLINIGNSHTISFLLFEGAVHGVYEHHTGNMTPEKLWSDTRMFCGGKLCFEDVFDDFGHGCATLDLPERAGDFSPTYVMGPRRSILEGYQVEFPSPGGDMMLAGCFGLIKGLQLKGKL